In Brienomyrus brachyistius isolate T26 chromosome 14, BBRACH_0.4, whole genome shotgun sequence, the following proteins share a genomic window:
- the zfyve1 gene encoding zinc finger FYVE domain-containing protein 1 isoform X1, protein MSGQGSGVGGSLVCQESYACGGSEEAAFECDECKSLQCARCELELHRQERLKNHERTRVGPGHVPFCDSCKGEAGGRHRAAVRCQGCKINLCLDCQKRTHSGVNKRKHPLASYPPPKAVDASVSEAEVLRAQLLDKVRSFLLVDENEEMQLVPGQVKDEDEFVRKLDCPPDQLLKVVSIFGNTGEGKSHTLNHTFFLGREVFKTSATQESCTVGVWAALDPIHKVVVIDTEGLLGAGSHQGQRTRLLLKVLAISDIVIYRTHADRLHDDLFKFLGDASDAYLKHFTKELKATTTRCGLDVPLSTLGPAVIIFHETVHTKLLGSDKPGETAERLLQERFRKLGRFPEAFSSVRYCGTRTFNPPTDFSGLLHSLEQQLDNSTTRSPRSPLVVFKALQALSERFSGEIPDEHQAHSSFFPDEYFTCSSLCLSCGSGCRNSMNHLREGISHEAKHRCRYSVHYDNRVYTCKACYEGGMEVIVVPKTSASSDSPWLGLARYAWSGYVIECPNCCVIYRSRQYWYGNQDPVDTVVRTEIRHVWPGSDGFLKDNSNAAQRLLDGVNFMAQSVSELSVKPAKAVTSWLTDQIAPAYWKPNSLILTCHKCSSVFQENDTKHHCRACGEGFCGDCSSKSRPVPERGWGLAPVRVCDACFEQRGVRPELLDLDLEEEEGGTVIARKVGEAVQSTLGAVVTAIDIPLGLVKDAARPAYWVPDQDILCCHYCQREFSTKLSKHHCRACGQGVCDDCSPQRRPVPSRGWDHPVRVCTNCSQNPGDL, encoded by the exons ATGAGTGGCCAGGGTTCTGGAGTCGGTGGCAGCCTGGTTTGCCAGGAGAGCTATGCCTGCGGGGGTTCTGAGGAGGCGGCGTTTGAGTGCGATGAGTGCAAGAGCCTGCAGTGTGCCCGCTGCGAGCTGGAGCTCCACCGGCAGGAGCGCCTCAAGAACCACGAGCGCACCCGCGTCGGTCCAGGCCACGTGCCATTCTGCGACTCCTGCAAGGGGGAGGCTGGCGGGCGGCACCGGGCGGCTGTTCGCTGCCAGGGGTGCAAGATCAACCTGTGTCTGGACTGCCAGAAGCGGACGCACAGCGGTGTGAACAAACGCAAGCACCCGCTCGCCTCCTACCCCCCACCCAAAGCGGTGGACGCCAGCGTCAGCGAGGCCGAGGTCCTGAGGGCCCAGCTGCTGGACAAAGTCAGGAGCTTCCTGCTGGTGGATGAGAATGAGGAAATGCAG CTGGTCCCCGGTCAGGTGAAGGACGAAGACGAGTTTGTGAGAAAGCTGGACTGCCCTCCTGACCAGCTGCTCAAGGTGGTGTCCATCTTCGGGAACACGGGGGAGGGCAAGTCCCACACCTTGAACCACACCTTCTTCCTGGGCCGCGAGGTCTTCAAGACTTCAGCCACCCAAGAGTCCTGCACAGTGGGGGTGTGGGCGGCGTTGGACCCCATCCACAAGGTGGTGGTCATTGACACAGAGGGCCTGCTGGGGGCGGGGTCCCACCAGGGCCAGCGCACACGCCTCCTCCTGAAGGTGCTGGCCATCTCCGACATCGTCATCTACCGCACCCATGCTGACCGGCTGCACGACGATCTCTTCAAGTTCCTGGGAGACGCTTCTGACGCATACCTGAAGCACTTCACCAAAGAGCTGAAGGCCACAACGACACGATGCGGCCTCGACGTCCCTCTGTCTACGCTGGGCCCTGCTGTCATCATCTTCCACGAGACTGTCCACACCAAGCTCCTGGGCTCAG ATAAGCCAGGGGAGACGGCAGAGAGGCTCCTGCAGGAGCGCTTCCGGAAGCTGGGCCGCTTCCCCGAGGCTTTCAGCTCCGTGCGGTACTGCGGCACTCGCACCTTCAACCCGCCCACTGACTTCAGCGGCCTGCTGCACAGCCTGGAGCAGCAGCTGGACAACAGCACCACGCGGTCCCCCCGCTCACCTCTGGTCGTGTTTAAGGCCCTGCAG GCCCTGAGCGAGCGCTTTAGCGGCGAGATCCCGGACGAGCACCAGGCCCACAGCTCCTTCTTCCCAGATGAGTACTTCACCTGCTCCAGCCTGTGTCTCAGCTGCGG GTCTGGCTGCCGAAATAGTATGAACCACCTGAGGGAGGGCATAAGCCACGAGGCCAAGCACCGCTGTCGCTACTCGGTGCACTACGACAACCGCGTCTACACCTGCAAg GCGTGTTATGAGGGGGGCATGGAGGTTATTGTGGTGCCCAAGACATCTGCATCCTCAGACTCGCCTTGGCTCGGCCTGGCCCGATACGCATGGTCAGG GTATGTGATTGAGTGTCCGAACTGCTGCGTCATCTACCGCAGCCGCCAGTACTGGTATGGGAACCAGGACCCCGTGGACACTGTGGTCCGCACCGAGATCCGCCATGTGTGGCCTGGG TCTGACGGCTTCCTGAAGGACAACAGCAACGCGGCCCAGCGCCTCCTGGACGGGGTGAACTTCATGGCGCAGTCCGTGTCCGAGCTGAGCGTGAAGCCTGCCAAGGCTGTCACCTCCTGGCTCACCGACCAGATTGCACCAGCCTACTGGAAGCCAAACTCCCTGATCCTG ACTTGCCACAAATGTAGCAGCGTCTTCCAGGAGAACGACACTAAGCACCACTGCCGCGCCTGCGGCGAAGGCTTCTGCGGCGATTGCTCCTCCAAGAGCCGGCCAGTTCCCGAGCGCGGCTGGGGCCTGGCACCTGTCCGCGTCTGCGATGCCTGCTTTGAGCAGCGGGGCGTGCGGCCGG AGCTGCTGGATTTGGACCTGGAAGAAGAGGAGGGCGGGACGGTGATAGCTAGGAAGGTGGGCGAGGCAGTGCAGAGCACGCTGGGAGCTGTGGTCACCGCCATCGACATCCCTCTGG GCCTGGTGAAGGACGCTGCCCGGCCTGCGTACTGGGTCCCTGACCAGGACATCCTGTGCTGTCACTACTGCCAGCGCGAGTTCAGCACCAAGCTGTCCAAACACCACTGCCGGGCGTGTGGCCAGGGCGTGTGCGATGACTGCTCACCCCAACGTCGCCCTGTGCCCTCGCGGGGCTGGGACCACCCTGTCCGGGTCTGTACTAACTGTAGTCAGAACCCTGgggacctttag
- the zfyve1 gene encoding zinc finger FYVE domain-containing protein 1 isoform X2, which translates to MSGQGSGVGGSLVCQESYACGGSEEAAFECDECKSLQCARCELELHRQERLKNHERTRVGPGHVPFCDSCKGEAGGRHRAAVRCQGCKINLCLDCQKRTHSGVNKRKHPLASYPPPKAVDASVSEAEVLRAQLLDKVRSFLLVDENEEMQVKDEDEFVRKLDCPPDQLLKVVSIFGNTGEGKSHTLNHTFFLGREVFKTSATQESCTVGVWAALDPIHKVVVIDTEGLLGAGSHQGQRTRLLLKVLAISDIVIYRTHADRLHDDLFKFLGDASDAYLKHFTKELKATTTRCGLDVPLSTLGPAVIIFHETVHTKLLGSDKPGETAERLLQERFRKLGRFPEAFSSVRYCGTRTFNPPTDFSGLLHSLEQQLDNSTTRSPRSPLVVFKALQALSERFSGEIPDEHQAHSSFFPDEYFTCSSLCLSCGSGCRNSMNHLREGISHEAKHRCRYSVHYDNRVYTCKACYEGGMEVIVVPKTSASSDSPWLGLARYAWSGYVIECPNCCVIYRSRQYWYGNQDPVDTVVRTEIRHVWPGSDGFLKDNSNAAQRLLDGVNFMAQSVSELSVKPAKAVTSWLTDQIAPAYWKPNSLILTCHKCSSVFQENDTKHHCRACGEGFCGDCSSKSRPVPERGWGLAPVRVCDACFEQRGVRPELLDLDLEEEEGGTVIARKVGEAVQSTLGAVVTAIDIPLGLVKDAARPAYWVPDQDILCCHYCQREFSTKLSKHHCRACGQGVCDDCSPQRRPVPSRGWDHPVRVCTNCSQNPGDL; encoded by the exons ATGAGTGGCCAGGGTTCTGGAGTCGGTGGCAGCCTGGTTTGCCAGGAGAGCTATGCCTGCGGGGGTTCTGAGGAGGCGGCGTTTGAGTGCGATGAGTGCAAGAGCCTGCAGTGTGCCCGCTGCGAGCTGGAGCTCCACCGGCAGGAGCGCCTCAAGAACCACGAGCGCACCCGCGTCGGTCCAGGCCACGTGCCATTCTGCGACTCCTGCAAGGGGGAGGCTGGCGGGCGGCACCGGGCGGCTGTTCGCTGCCAGGGGTGCAAGATCAACCTGTGTCTGGACTGCCAGAAGCGGACGCACAGCGGTGTGAACAAACGCAAGCACCCGCTCGCCTCCTACCCCCCACCCAAAGCGGTGGACGCCAGCGTCAGCGAGGCCGAGGTCCTGAGGGCCCAGCTGCTGGACAAAGTCAGGAGCTTCCTGCTGGTGGATGAGAATGAGGAAATGCAG GTGAAGGACGAAGACGAGTTTGTGAGAAAGCTGGACTGCCCTCCTGACCAGCTGCTCAAGGTGGTGTCCATCTTCGGGAACACGGGGGAGGGCAAGTCCCACACCTTGAACCACACCTTCTTCCTGGGCCGCGAGGTCTTCAAGACTTCAGCCACCCAAGAGTCCTGCACAGTGGGGGTGTGGGCGGCGTTGGACCCCATCCACAAGGTGGTGGTCATTGACACAGAGGGCCTGCTGGGGGCGGGGTCCCACCAGGGCCAGCGCACACGCCTCCTCCTGAAGGTGCTGGCCATCTCCGACATCGTCATCTACCGCACCCATGCTGACCGGCTGCACGACGATCTCTTCAAGTTCCTGGGAGACGCTTCTGACGCATACCTGAAGCACTTCACCAAAGAGCTGAAGGCCACAACGACACGATGCGGCCTCGACGTCCCTCTGTCTACGCTGGGCCCTGCTGTCATCATCTTCCACGAGACTGTCCACACCAAGCTCCTGGGCTCAG ATAAGCCAGGGGAGACGGCAGAGAGGCTCCTGCAGGAGCGCTTCCGGAAGCTGGGCCGCTTCCCCGAGGCTTTCAGCTCCGTGCGGTACTGCGGCACTCGCACCTTCAACCCGCCCACTGACTTCAGCGGCCTGCTGCACAGCCTGGAGCAGCAGCTGGACAACAGCACCACGCGGTCCCCCCGCTCACCTCTGGTCGTGTTTAAGGCCCTGCAG GCCCTGAGCGAGCGCTTTAGCGGCGAGATCCCGGACGAGCACCAGGCCCACAGCTCCTTCTTCCCAGATGAGTACTTCACCTGCTCCAGCCTGTGTCTCAGCTGCGG GTCTGGCTGCCGAAATAGTATGAACCACCTGAGGGAGGGCATAAGCCACGAGGCCAAGCACCGCTGTCGCTACTCGGTGCACTACGACAACCGCGTCTACACCTGCAAg GCGTGTTATGAGGGGGGCATGGAGGTTATTGTGGTGCCCAAGACATCTGCATCCTCAGACTCGCCTTGGCTCGGCCTGGCCCGATACGCATGGTCAGG GTATGTGATTGAGTGTCCGAACTGCTGCGTCATCTACCGCAGCCGCCAGTACTGGTATGGGAACCAGGACCCCGTGGACACTGTGGTCCGCACCGAGATCCGCCATGTGTGGCCTGGG TCTGACGGCTTCCTGAAGGACAACAGCAACGCGGCCCAGCGCCTCCTGGACGGGGTGAACTTCATGGCGCAGTCCGTGTCCGAGCTGAGCGTGAAGCCTGCCAAGGCTGTCACCTCCTGGCTCACCGACCAGATTGCACCAGCCTACTGGAAGCCAAACTCCCTGATCCTG ACTTGCCACAAATGTAGCAGCGTCTTCCAGGAGAACGACACTAAGCACCACTGCCGCGCCTGCGGCGAAGGCTTCTGCGGCGATTGCTCCTCCAAGAGCCGGCCAGTTCCCGAGCGCGGCTGGGGCCTGGCACCTGTCCGCGTCTGCGATGCCTGCTTTGAGCAGCGGGGCGTGCGGCCGG AGCTGCTGGATTTGGACCTGGAAGAAGAGGAGGGCGGGACGGTGATAGCTAGGAAGGTGGGCGAGGCAGTGCAGAGCACGCTGGGAGCTGTGGTCACCGCCATCGACATCCCTCTGG GCCTGGTGAAGGACGCTGCCCGGCCTGCGTACTGGGTCCCTGACCAGGACATCCTGTGCTGTCACTACTGCCAGCGCGAGTTCAGCACCAAGCTGTCCAAACACCACTGCCGGGCGTGTGGCCAGGGCGTGTGCGATGACTGCTCACCCCAACGTCGCCCTGTGCCCTCGCGGGGCTGGGACCACCCTGTCCGGGTCTGTACTAACTGTAGTCAGAACCCTGgggacctttag